Proteins encoded by one window of Topomyia yanbarensis strain Yona2022 unplaced genomic scaffold, ASM3024719v1 HiC_scaffold_19, whole genome shotgun sequence:
- the LOC131694891 gene encoding rab GDP dissociation inhibitor alpha-like, with translation MDEEYDAIVLGTGLKECILSGMLSVSGKKVLHIDRNKYYGGESASITPLEDLFSRFGVELPEGKYGRGRDWNVDLIPKFLMAHGLLVKLLIHTGVTRYLEFKSVEGSYVYKGGKISKVPVDQKEALASDLMGMFEKRRFRNFLIYVQDFIQADPKTWKDFDPTNKSMQELYDKFGLDKNTQDFTGHALALYRDDDYLAEPAVKTINRIKLYSDSLARYGKSPYLYPMYGLGELPQGFARLSAIYGGTYMLDKPIDEIVYDGSGKAVGVRSGTEVAKCKQVYCDPTYVPDKVRIKGKVVRCICLLDHPINNTKDALSTQIIIPQKQVGRRSDIYVSLISSTHQVSAKGWFIGMVSTTVESDNPEAEIRPGLELLAPIAQKFVSVSDYYEPTDNGLQSQVFISESYDATTHFETTCLDVLDIFKRGTGEDFDFSKIKQELGEEEQ, from the exons ATGGATGAGGAATATGACGCCATTGTGCTAGGTACGGGGCTGAAGGAGTGCATTCTCAGCGGAATGTTGTCGGTGTCGGGCAAAAAAGTGCTGCATATCGACCGCAATAAGTACTACGGGGGCGAGTCTGCCTCGATTACGCCCCTAGAGGATTTGTTTTCCCGGTTCGGTGTGGAGCTGCCCGAGGGAAAGTATGGACGCGGCCGCGATTGGAACGTCGATCTCATCCCGAAGTTCTTGATGGCCCACGGGTTGCTCGTAAAACTGCTCATCCACACGGGCGTGACCCGTTATCTGGAGTTCAAGTCGGTGGAGGGCAGCTACGTTTACAAGGGTGGCAAGATTTCCAAAGTTCCCGTCGACCAGAAGGAGGCCCTCGCATCGGATTTGATGG GCATGTTCGAAAAGCGTCGCTTCCGCAACTTCCTCATTTACGTACAAGACTTCATTCAGGCGGACCCGAAGACGTGGAAGGATTTCGACCCAACGAACAAAAGCATGCAGGAGCTGTACGACAAGTTTGGACTAGACAAAAATACTCAAGATTTCACTGGCCACGCGTTGGCCTTGTATCGCGACGACGATTACCTCGCCGAACCGGCTGTTAAGACGATCAACCGCATCAAACTGTACTCGGATTCGCTGGCCCGTTACGGCAAATCGCCGTATCTGTACCCTATGTATGGATTGGGTGAGCTGCCGCAGGGTTTTGCCCGTTTGTCTGCCATCTATGGTGGCACGTACATGTTGGACAAGCCGATTGATGAAATTGTATACGATGGTAGCGGAAAGGCGGTCGGAGTGCGTTCTGGCACAGAAGTGGCCAAATGTAAACAGGTTTATTGTGATCCTACATACGTACCGGATAAG GTACGCATCAAGGGAAAGGTGGTCCGATGCATCTGTCTACTGGATCATCCAATCAATAACACGAAGGATGCCCTTTCTACGCAAATTATCATTCCGCAGAAGCAGGTTGGTCGTCGATCGGACATTTACGTGTCGCTGATTAGCTCTACGCATCAGGTTTCAGCCAAGGGCTGGTTCATCGGAATGGTTTCAACCACGGTGGAATCTGACAATCCAGAGGCTGAGATTCGACCGGGTCTGGAACTGCTCGCTCCGATTGCACAAAAGTTCGTGTCTGTTTCCGATTACTATGAACCAACGGACAACGGACTGCAGTCCCAGGTATTCATTTCGGAATCTTATGACGCCACTACGCACTTCGAGACAACCTGTCTGGATGTGTTGGATATATTCAAGCGTGGCACCGGAGAGGACTTTGATTTTTCCAAGATCAAACAGGAGCTAGGTGAAGAGGAACAGTAA